A stretch of the Clostridium botulinum genome encodes the following:
- a CDS encoding response regulator transcription factor: MKGRVLVIEDDIEIASIIRKHLTRENYEINWSSTGSEGLKDFNKDKYDLIILDIMLPEMDGFTVCKNIRLISNVPILILSAKKQELDKVKGLKLGADDYITKPFSLIELEARVANNIKRYKGDNKKSQKQDVWSYKKGLKIIKDEMRVTVNNNEIELTAKEFALLVLMAQNENKVFTKKELYENIWHQNSLEGNNTVTVHIKELRQKIKEDVKHPQYIQTVWGTGYKFIGEKF, encoded by the coding sequence TGATATTGAAATTGCTAGCATTATAAGAAAGCATCTGACACGAGAAAATTATGAGATTAATTGGTCGTCTACAGGAAGTGAAGGATTAAAGGATTTTAATAAAGATAAATATGATTTAATTATTTTAGATATTATGCTTCCAGAAATGGATGGATTTACGGTTTGCAAAAATATTAGACTTATAAGCAATGTTCCAATTTTGATTTTGAGTGCAAAGAAACAAGAGTTAGATAAGGTGAAAGGGCTTAAATTGGGAGCAGATGATTATATAACAAAACCATTTAGTTTAATTGAATTAGAAGCACGAGTTGCAAATAATATAAAGAGATATAAAGGAGATAATAAAAAATCACAAAAACAAGATGTGTGGAGTTATAAGAAGGGCTTAAAAATAATAAAGGATGAAATGAGAGTTACTGTTAATAATAATGAAATTGAATTAACTGCTAAAGAATTTGCTCTTTTAGTATTGATGGCTCAAAATGAGAATAAAGTTTTTACTAAAAAGGAGCTTTATGAAAATATATGGCACCAAAATAGTTTAGAAGGAAATAATACCGTTACTGTTCATATTAAAGAATTGAGACAAAAGATAAAAGAAGATGTTAAACATCCTCAATATATTCAAACTGTATGGGGTACCGGATATAAGTTTATTGGAGAGAAATTTTAA
- a CDS encoding HAMP domain-containing sensor histidine kinase, whose product MRIKNWIIGSYIIVMILPIIIGIAIYNGIKFCSEKVELEYYLNSVGIADKYENRLRNISIYEKVNKNLKLVDDEDKELIEIEVYDKYGTIMYSTKNYSRIINSIQSEELYKDLYTIKREVKFNIVKKPVLNNGDIVGFYKIKILKGNVIKNINYVTYVAIGCFIFAVIVIFIVTIHFLNNKILKPITFLVNDMKRYSRGENSSPFKYNKNDEIGDLINHFNNLKENIQKKQYEIEKQHKDKEYLIAAISHDLKTPLTSIRAYSEAIYRYENLKESDIKEYSSIIINKSDYIKKMLEDLLAYTLLTSEEKLNLVNVEGEEFLEMLFYGYDELCEKNDIILKKSICVLGNYNVDVNSMIRVIDNLVSNSIRYARNGGEIYLGAYCEEVKLPSFLPKELIEEVSKKIKDNMFIFVSNDGGHIPKEEQEKIFKAFYQSDSSRNKEMSGGVGLGLSIVKLIMDKHDGSIKIFSNESFGTLIGCFIKRIT is encoded by the coding sequence ATGAGAATAAAAAATTGGATTATTGGTTCTTATATAATTGTTATGATACTTCCAATAATTATAGGAATAGCTATATACAATGGAATAAAATTTTGTAGTGAAAAAGTAGAATTAGAATATTATTTGAATAGTGTAGGAATTGCTGATAAATATGAAAATAGGCTAAGAAATATATCAATTTATGAAAAAGTAAATAAAAATTTAAAATTGGTAGATGATGAAGATAAGGAATTAATAGAAATTGAAGTATATGATAAATATGGAACCATAATGTATTCAACGAAAAACTATTCTAGAATTATTAATAGTATACAGTCAGAAGAATTATATAAAGATTTATATACCATTAAAAGAGAAGTTAAATTTAATATTGTAAAAAAACCAGTGCTAAATAATGGAGATATAGTAGGATTTTATAAAATAAAAATTTTAAAGGGAAATGTAATAAAAAATATAAACTATGTTACATATGTAGCTATAGGATGTTTTATATTTGCAGTAATAGTTATATTTATAGTTACAATACATTTTTTAAATAATAAAATTTTGAAACCAATAACTTTTTTAGTGAATGACATGAAACGTTATTCAAGAGGAGAAAATAGTAGTCCTTTTAAATACAATAAAAATGATGAGATTGGAGATTTAATAAATCATTTTAATAACTTAAAGGAAAACATACAAAAAAAACAATATGAAATAGAAAAGCAACATAAAGATAAGGAGTACTTAATAGCAGCAATTTCACATGATCTTAAAACTCCATTGACATCTATAAGAGCTTATTCTGAGGCAATATATCGATATGAAAATTTAAAAGAATCCGATATAAAAGAATATAGTTCAATAATAATAAATAAAAGTGACTATATAAAGAAAATGTTAGAAGATCTTTTGGCATATACTCTTCTTACTAGCGAGGAAAAATTAAATTTAGTAAATGTAGAAGGAGAAGAATTTTTAGAAATGCTCTTTTATGGTTATGATGAGCTTTGTGAAAAAAACGATATAATACTTAAAAAATCAATATGTGTTTTAGGAAATTATAATGTAGATGTAAATTCTATGATAAGAGTAATAGATAATTTAGTAAGTAACTCAATTAGATATGCAAGAAATGGTGGAGAAATTTATTTAGGAGCTTATTGTGAGGAAGTTAAATTACCGTCATTTTTGCCAAAAGAATTAATAGAAGAAGTTAGTAAAAAAATAAAAGATAATATGTTTATATTTGTTAGTAATGATGGCGGGCATATACCTAAAGAGGAACAAGAAAAAATATTTAAAGCATTTTATCAATCAGATAGTTCAAGAAATAAGGAAATGAGTGGTGGAGTAGGACTAGGTCTTAGTATTGTAAAACTAATTATGGACAAACATGATGGTAGTATAAAAATATTTTCAAATGAGAGTTTTGGAACTTTAATTGGATGTTTTATCAAAAGAATAACATAG
- a CDS encoding LolA family protein → MIKKKLMLLMSVIVMSFSIFFTGCDSKSAIIPEDIITNVINLNKEVKCFYGESKTENYEKGKKISTINIREWSIPGNKVRREVINVGSSGKVDKAIMTCDGKKMIIYTKTLDSYMESTNIAKEDFIGRSPKKVAMDEIANITKTHTIEVKGEEEVNGRKTYHLYAKPKKGQENKSLFRDVSYWIDKENWFVVKSECVSGDMKTISEYTNVNFKPEINESIFTQKIPNGAKVQNLDNSEKDEDITLNEVNTKLGTKILIYNGIDYKLDKINYSKNNKEIGEEFNQIYTNNKGVTLFSISMKKVAKKDKNDKSMKLPGIESTTIRGFSGETMEMKSFKSISWQEDGINYAVFSSSVNCVLDDLKKVAEELVKSE, encoded by the coding sequence ATGATTAAAAAAAAGTTAATGTTATTAATGTCGGTGATAGTTATGTCATTTTCAATATTTTTTACAGGTTGTGATAGTAAGTCCGCAATAATTCCTGAAGACATTATAACTAATGTTATTAACTTGAATAAAGAAGTTAAGTGTTTTTATGGAGAAAGTAAAACGGAAAATTATGAAAAGGGTAAGAAAATTTCAACTATAAATATAAGAGAGTGGAGTATACCTGGTAATAAAGTTAGAAGAGAAGTTATCAATGTAGGGAGTTCGGGAAAAGTAGATAAAGCAATAATGACATGTGATGGTAAGAAGATGATTATTTATACTAAAACATTAGATTCTTATATGGAAAGTACTAATATTGCTAAGGAGGACTTTATTGGTAGAAGTCCTAAAAAGGTGGCTATGGATGAAATCGCAAATATAACTAAAACCCATACTATTGAAGTTAAAGGTGAAGAAGAGGTCAATGGAAGAAAAACATATCATCTATATGCAAAACCTAAAAAGGGACAAGAAAATAAATCATTATTTAGAGACGTTAGTTATTGGATAGATAAAGAGAATTGGTTTGTTGTAAAATCAGAGTGTGTTAGTGGAGATATGAAGACAATTTCAGAGTATACAAATGTTAATTTTAAACCAGAAATAAATGAAAGTATATTTACACAAAAAATTCCAAATGGAGCTAAGGTTCAGAATTTAGACAATAGTGAAAAAGATGAAGATATTACGTTAAATGAAGTAAATACAAAATTGGGTACAAAGATATTGATTTACAATGGTATTGATTATAAATTAGATAAGATAAATTATTCAAAGAATAATAAAGAAATAGGTGAAGAGTTTAATCAAATATATACTAATAACAAAGGAGTAACTTTGTTTAGTATTTCAATGAAAAAGGTAGCTAAAAAGGATAAAAATGATAAAAGTATGAAATTGCCCGGTATTGAAAGCACTACCATAAGAGGGTTTAGTGGTGAAACGATGGAAATGAAGAGTTTCAAGAGTATATCTTGGCAAGAAGATGGAATAAATTATGCAGTATTTTCAAGTTCAGTAAATTGTGTGTTAGATGATTTAAAAAAGGTAGCTGAAGAGTTAGTTAAATCTGAATAA
- a CDS encoding pyridoxal phosphate-dependent decarboxylase family protein, translating to MKMIKQNESLNWQKVLKEKVQPAFLSPCQEQSKEDEFKDIITQTLKNVNDLKDDGQEKKSFLGEARCCIEDENSIIEVKKKANIPEKATSMKEVIKEASKYFNGMFNWAHPKAMVNVTPPAAIPSIAGSLMGAMFNPNIVEQEYSGNVAALEIEVASIISKLVGYDSEKSIGHFTFGGTGAYLFATKLALTKCLGKESRTNGIRTDAQILVSKVGHYAMKNCSDWTGLGTNNVRTINLNEDSSMNLSHLEEVMETCYKEGKPIAMIVVTMGTTDAFAIDDIKGVMEICNNFVKKHNLKERPFIYADAVIGWAWSVFNSYDFKENPMEFSETTLKAIEKSKDKIKYLNLADAVGIDFHKTGFTCYNCSMICMKNSNDIQVLTRDKDQMAYLYHSSAYTPGEYTLECSRGGGYALSAWCNLKYFGLEGYRAILGNLIEVEMSLRNVIRKEPSMVCVNGNDNGLVTLFRVYPDSLKDKTNFDDFARQQYKNEFCNEDYKKDLKEYNDYQAKVAKELEMLMLEENGPALSFTSKFRLSSYGEPVAAIKAYPMSPYMSSSEKELKEDIIKFVLKAKENIKKL from the coding sequence ATGAAAATGATAAAACAAAATGAATCACTAAATTGGCAAAAGGTTTTAAAAGAAAAGGTTCAGCCTGCATTCTTGTCACCATGTCAAGAACAGTCAAAAGAAGATGAGTTTAAGGATATAATTACACAAACATTAAAAAATGTTAATGATCTAAAAGATGATGGGCAAGAAAAGAAATCGTTTTTAGGAGAGGCTAGATGTTGTATAGAAGACGAAAATAGTATCATTGAAGTAAAGAAAAAGGCAAATATACCGGAAAAAGCTACTTCAATGAAGGAAGTTATAAAAGAAGCAAGTAAGTATTTTAATGGAATGTTTAATTGGGCACATCCAAAAGCAATGGTTAATGTAACGCCACCGGCTGCCATTCCATCAATTGCTGGAAGTTTAATGGGTGCTATGTTTAATCCTAATATAGTAGAACAAGAATATTCAGGAAACGTGGCAGCATTGGAAATAGAAGTAGCCTCTATAATTTCAAAATTAGTAGGATATGATTCTGAAAAATCTATAGGTCATTTTACATTTGGAGGAACAGGAGCATATTTGTTTGCTACTAAGCTTGCGTTAACAAAGTGTTTAGGAAAAGAAAGTAGAACTAATGGTATAAGAACGGATGCACAAATATTGGTATCTAAAGTTGGACATTATGCAATGAAAAATTGTAGTGATTGGACAGGACTTGGGACTAATAATGTAAGAACAATTAATCTTAACGAAGATAGTTCTATGAATCTTAGTCATTTAGAAGAAGTTATGGAAACATGTTATAAAGAAGGTAAACCTATAGCCATGATAGTTGTGACTATGGGTACTACAGATGCTTTTGCAATTGATGATATAAAGGGTGTAATGGAAATTTGTAATAACTTTGTTAAGAAACATAATTTAAAAGAAAGACCATTTATTTATGCAGATGCTGTTATTGGATGGGCTTGGAGTGTATTTAATTCTTATGATTTTAAGGAAAATCCTATGGAATTTTCAGAGACTACTTTAAAGGCTATAGAAAAGAGTAAAGATAAAATAAAATATCTTAATTTGGCAGATGCTGTAGGAATAGATTTCCACAAAACAGGTTTTACTTGTTATAATTGTAGTATGATTTGCATGAAAAATAGTAATGATATACAAGTTTTAACTAGAGATAAGGACCAAATGGCTTACTTATATCATTCTAGTGCATATACTCCAGGAGAATATACACTAGAATGTTCAAGAGGGGGAGGTTATGCCCTTTCAGCTTGGTGCAATTTAAAATATTTTGGATTAGAAGGATATAGAGCTATTTTAGGAAATTTAATAGAAGTGGAAATGTCTCTGCGTAATGTTATACGAAAAGAACCTAGTATGGTTTGTGTAAATGGTAATGATAATGGACTAGTTACATTATTTAGAGTTTATCCAGATAGTTTAAAAGATAAAACTAATTTTGATGATTTTGCAAGGCAACAATATAAAAATGAATTTTGTAATGAAGACTATAAAAAAGATTTGAAAGAATATAATGATTATCAAGCAAAGGTTGCTAAGGAACTTGAGATGCTTATGCTTGAAGAAAATGGACCGGCATTAAGTTTTACAAGCAAGTTTAGGCTAAGTTCTTATGGAGAGCCAGTAGCAGCTATAAAAGCGTATCCAATGTCACCTTATATGAGTTCATCAGAAAAAGAACTTAAGGAAGAT